Genomic window (Fragaria vesca subsp. vesca unplaced genomic scaffold, FraVesHawaii_1.0 scf0511094, whole genome shotgun sequence):
GACTTCAATTAAAGTTAAATATAAGACCTGTGCAggtcttcttttgttttgcttaattGAGCTTCAAACCTCCCTTTGCTCGGCGTTTTCCACGATGTGTAgcttctctcttttgaatCCTTTTGCATTCACAGCGGTTACATCATTAGAGCAATCAACCAAGACATTTGGGGCTTCATCTTCCACCTCTTTATCACCATTTATTTCTACACGTAACATATTTTCAACCAACTTTACTAAATTATCAGCTTCCATATCTACTGCCTCATATGTCTTCTCACTCTCAGATGCTCTTGATGCAAGTCTAACAAATTTTGAACATAAACTTCTATATTGAGAAGTTTGTTTTAGCTTTGGATTCTCTACAATCTCCTGCCCA
Coding sequences:
- the LOC101290711 gene encoding uncharacterized protein LOC101290711: MTEGRETTLIKTIPEQYVLERWTKNARVDNVVQDMHGQEIVENPKLKQTSQYRSLCSKFVRLASRASESEKTYEAVDMEADNLVKLVENMLRVEINGDKEVEDEAPNVLVDCSNDVTAVNAKGFKREKLHIVENAEQRE